A section of the Engystomops pustulosus chromosome 3, aEngPut4.maternal, whole genome shotgun sequence genome encodes:
- the RNF228 gene encoding RING finger protein 228, whose amino-acid sequence MKTSMEVSQASSSDLTPSYEEYECKICYNYFDLDRRAPKLLECLHTFCQECLSTLHRREDRPWRLSCPVCRHRTVVPDSRVEALPVNTKVAEAFPMYVRQDDPYPQDILPPITYHHHHHHPAMQRELQYHHGTPGGAVLHAAAEYRYALQAGHDAASAAAAATRGRGSFSALNQPQPATAPSPRRGYERCQSCKRAVLTAGCVCVVFSFIAMVVLLFAGLVFVNRYSGAPAPSPAGPICLSVASVLALFSVVVTWVICWLKYRPDPLEGSRGASSRRDP is encoded by the coding sequence ATGAAGACAAGCATGGAGGTGAGCCAGGCCAGCAGCTCCGACCTCACCCCTTCCTATGAGGAGTATGAGTGTAAGATCTGCTACAACTACTTTGATCTGGACAGGAGGGCCCCCAAGCTCCTGGAGTGCCTGCACACCTTCTGCCAGGAGTGTctcagcacactacacaggagggaggaccgGCCATGGCGCCTCTCCTGCCCTGTATGCCGCCACAGGACTGTGGTCCCGGACTCCAGAGTGGAGGCTTTGCCTGTCAACACCAAGGTGGCCGAGGCCTTCCCCATGTACGTGCGGCAGGATGACCCCTACCCCCAGGACATCCTCCCCCCCATCACctatcaccaccatcatcatcaccctGCCATGCAGCGAGAGCTGCAGTACCACCACGGCACGCCAGGTGGCGCTGTCCTACATGCAGCGGCCGAGTATCGCTACGCGCTGCAGGCGGGGCACGACGCGGCATCAGCGGCCGCTGCAGCTACTCGAGGCCGGGGATCCTTTTCGGCCTTAAACCAACCACAGCCAGCGACTGCCCCCTCGCCCAGGAGAGGCTATGAGCGATGCCAGAGCTGCAAAAGGGCCGTGCTGACCGCGGGCTGCGTGTGTGTGGTGTTCTCCTTCATAGCCATGGTGGTGCTATTGTTTGCTGGCCTGGTGTTTGTGAACAGATACAGCGGGGCCCCTGCGCCCTCCCCTGCGGGACCTATATGTCTGTCTGTGGCTAGTGTGCTGGCCCTCTTCTCAGTGGTGGTCACTTGGGTGATTTGTTGGTTGAAGTACAGGCCGGACCCCTTAGAGGGGAGCAGGGGGGCGTCCAGCCGGAGAGACCCCTAA